In Armatimonadota bacterium, a single genomic region encodes these proteins:
- the sufC gene encoding Fe-S cluster assembly ATPase SufC, translating to MLEIRNLHVKVEDATILKGIDLKVEPGEVHAIMGPNGSGKSTLARVIAGHHDYEVAEGEIVYNGHDLLEMEPEERAAEGVFMAFQYPVEIPGVNNLYFLKAAYNAVRKYRGEQELDAVEFMALAKKQMALLNMDPEMLKRPVNEGFSGGEKKRNEIFQMAVLQPKLCVLDETDSGLDIDALQVVANGVNSLRSPERSIIVVTHYQRLLNYIVPDYVHVMADGRIVKSGGKELALELEEKGYGWIDAGRAVVSAL from the coding sequence ATGCTTGAGATAAGAAATCTGCACGTCAAGGTCGAGGACGCTACGATCCTCAAAGGCATCGACCTGAAGGTGGAACCGGGCGAGGTGCACGCCATCATGGGGCCGAACGGCTCGGGAAAGAGCACGCTCGCTAGGGTGATCGCCGGTCATCACGATTACGAGGTTGCCGAAGGCGAGATCGTCTACAACGGCCATGACCTTTTAGAGATGGAGCCGGAAGAGCGGGCGGCCGAAGGCGTGTTTATGGCTTTCCAGTATCCGGTCGAGATCCCCGGGGTCAATAATCTCTACTTTCTGAAGGCGGCTTACAACGCGGTTCGCAAGTATCGCGGCGAGCAAGAGTTGGACGCCGTCGAGTTTATGGCGCTGGCCAAGAAGCAGATGGCGCTTTTGAACATGGACCCCGAGATGCTGAAGCGACCCGTCAACGAGGGCTTCTCGGGCGGAGAGAAGAAGCGGAACGAGATTTTCCAGATGGCGGTGCTTCAGCCAAAACTCTGCGTATTGGACGAGACCGATTCGGGTCTTGATATCGATGCGCTTCAGGTGGTGGCCAACGGTGTCAACTCGCTGCGCTCGCCCGAGCGGTCGATCATCGTGGTTACGCACTATCAGCGGTTGCTCAACTACATCGTTCCCGATTATGTGCACGTGATGGCGGACGGGCGGATCGTCAAGTCGGGCGGCAAAGAGCTTGCGCTGGAGTTAGAAGAGAAGGGATATGGTTGGATCGACGCGGGCCGCGCTGTGGTGAGCGCGCTTTAG